The Fragaria vesca subsp. vesca linkage group LG2, FraVesHawaii_1.0, whole genome shotgun sequence genome includes a window with the following:
- the LOC101299923 gene encoding NAC domain-containing protein 72-like — MGDAKATSFYLPPGCRFYPSEEQLLCYYLSRKNTAASDESDPGDNGYDLIKELDLYDRDPFDLPDYACYSYGRGGRRRHWFCYTVRVLKERRARSGYWKRKGRVRDVVGGGGGGGKAVLGRRSSFVFYLGNSPKTAVRTDWVLYQYAQVDHLQASFVLCRVFVRSQGGTNISENGLSSCAEETVSTVRHIGIQHDGFYTPHIVPEIDGDKSVPRNTDKSKDQKRPETEVDKQVETRLVSSIQTNGQVPLLSVSNPVLLDGLSSEHLLSLIEGDFIELDDLID; from the exons ATGGGCGATGCCAAAGCGACGTCGTTTTACCTCCCACCCGGTTGCCGATTCTACCCCTCCGAGGAGCAGCTCCTCTGCTACTACCTCTCCCGCAAGAACACCGCCGCCTCCGACGAGTCCGACCCCGGCGACAACGGCTACGATTTGATTAAAGAGCTCGACTTGTACGACCGCGACCCGTTTGATTTGCCGGACTATGCTTGCTACTCTTACGGCCGCGGCGGCCGGAGGCGGCACTGGTTCTGCTACACGGTTAGGGTTTTGAAGGAGCGGCGGGCGAGGAGCGGGTATTGGAAGAGGAAGGGAAGGGTTAGGGACGTCGTCGGCGGCGGCGGCGGCGGAGGGAAGGCGGTGCTTGGCCGGAGGAGTAGCTTTGTGTTTTATTTGGGGAATTCGCCCAAGACTGCTGTGCGGACTGACTGGGTGCTCTATCAGTACGCTCAGGTTGATCATCTTCAG GCCTCTTTTGTCCTCTGCCGAGTATTTGTGAGATCTCAGGGTGGAACTAACATATCAGAGAATGGGTTAAGTTCATGTGCTGAAGAAACTGTTTCCACAGTACGTCACATTGGAATTCAGCATGATGGATTTTATACTCCTCATATTGTTCCTGAGATTGACGGTGACAAATCTGTGCCTAGGAACACTGACAAGTCAAAAGATCAAAAGAGACCGGAGACTGAGGTAGACAAGCAAGTTGAGACTCGGCTGGTATCAAGTATTCAGACTAATGGACAG GTGCCACTATTAAGTGTTAGCAATCCAGTATTGCTTGACGGTTTGTCCTCTGAGCATCTACTATCCCTTATAGAGGGAGACTTCATAGAGTTGGATGATCTCATCGACTAA
- the LOC101300206 gene encoding uncharacterized protein LOC101300206 — protein sequence MQGQRGTIGSLPEMLDFDHGNTSNDAAIDQQICWNGTRNPSESRIPDYIESPTDMNVGFGNSVGRERRNLGRWCLGEPSSRNSQGEASRDERKPDFGWSSSVDACGEAGLRLEERSYEPTNNLSLDNNMNSIFTQSSNSDAIPQNLNLNAGFSGHGGDSSQAMECPSTYKYNVTETERTCPPGSSDPFLLPAASTGFLVGENDGRPGCSLEGRRVSCKRKTMEGHLGQSSLSGSCSYFPHTESGARPSAPAHYNAGINISSPSQERNPRLGPGGRELTADSLPDSNVGRGSESSHRNFRVRLNPSNQQSSIASARFSSGRAARHSSGSSSQLSPGLLPVDHSLDLRTAPVLDNMSSQNPPGLVHVPAIPQNVQSLRWNGGSSSRTGSLSNSVFMGDRDAPVREEVSSRSMARQILGHPIFVPATELRNSARLSVGSSSRNPTGANASVPGNVASTSRTGPSSSTHPASAPTWPHHNSHPQFPRRLSEYVRRSLFSAGGNESGNQGSNFLPMRSGNASSQEAVHSSGVANASHHQPHPRSAASWLERHGDGLGLPYSLRTLAAAGEGSNRLVSEICNVLGLMRRGESLRFEDVMILDQSMLFGVADIHDRHRDMRLDVDNMSYEELLALEERIGNVNTGLSEEIISNRLKHKKYIAMAYEAETETEPCCVCQEEYNEADDLGMLECGHDFHSDCIKQWLTHKNLCPICKTTALAT from the exons ATGCAAGGGCAGAGGGGTACTATCGGTTCCTTGCCTGAAATGCTAGATTTTGACCATGGGAATACGTCAAATGATGCTGCTATAGATCAGCAGATTTGCTGGAATGGCACACGGAATCCTTCAGAAAGTCGGATTCCTGACTACATTGAATCACCTACTGATATGAATGTTGGTTTTGGGAATTCCGTTGGCCGTGAACGTCGGAACTTAGGCAGATGGTGCTTAGGTGAACCTAGTTCTAGAAACTCACAGGGTGAAGCAAGTCGTGATGAGCGGAAACCAGATTTTGGGTGGTCATCTTCAGTGGATGCTTGTGGTGAAGCTGGTCTGAGGTTAGAGGAGCGGAGCTATGAACCGACTAATAACCTTTCACTGGACAACAATATGAATAGTATTTTTACGCAAAGTTCCAATTCTGATGCAATTCCACAGAATCTGAACTTGAATGCAGGTTTCTCTGGTCATGGTGGCGATAGTAGTCAAGCTATGGAATGTCCTAGCACATACAAGTATAATGTCACTGAAACTGAGCGGACTTGTCCCCCTGGTAGTTCTGATCCTTTTCTGCTTCCTGCTGCAAGTACTGGATTTTTAGTGGGAGAAAATGATGGCAGACCAGGTTGTTCATTGGAGGGTCGGCGTGTATCTTGCAAAAGAAAGACTATGGAGGGGCATTTAGGACAGTCTTCTTTAAGTGGAAGTTGTAGTTACTTTCCTCATACAGAAAGTGGTGCAAGGCCTTCTGCCCCTGCTCACTATAATGCAGGCATAAACATATCTTCTCCCTCACAAGAGAGAAATCCAAGACTTGGACCGGGTGGTAGAGAACTTACTGCTGACAGCCTTCCTGATTCAAATGTTGGAAGGGGCTCAGAGAGTTCTCACAGAAACTTCCGAGTGAGACTAAATCCATCCAATCAACAAAGCTCTATAGCCTCAGCTAGATTCTCAAGTGGGAGGGCTGCTAGGCATTCTAGTGGTTCCTCTTCGCAGCTTTCACCTGGTCTTCTTCCAGTTGATCATAGTCTTGACCTGAGAACAGCACCGGTACTGGATAATATGAGTTCACAAAACCCTCCGGGTCTTGTCCATGTACCTGCAATCCCCCAAAATGTGCAGTCATTGAGGTGGAACGGTGGTTCAAGCTCAAGAACCGGAAGCTTATCAAACTCTGTTTTCATGGGGGACAGAGATGCTCCAGTGCGTGAGGAAGTGAGCTCAAGAAGTATGGCGAGACAGATTTTGGGTCATCCTATTTTTGTACCAGCAACTGAATTAAGGAATTCTGCTCGACTTTCTGTGGGTTCATCCAGTAGAAATCCAACAGGTGCAAATGCGAGTGTTCCTGGAAATGTTGCTTCTACATCTCGAACGGGTCCAAGTTCAAGCACTCATCCAGCATCTGCTCCAACATGGCCTCACCACAATTCTCACCCGCAGTTTCCTCGAAGATTGTCTGAATATGTTCGTCGATCCTTGTTTTCTGCTGGTGGTAATGAGTCTGGGAACCAGGGAAGCAACTTTTTGCCAATGCGTTCTGGTAATGCATCATCACAGGAGGCTGTGCATTCATCTGGAGTTGCAAACGCGAGTCATCATCAGCCTCACCCAAGGTCTGCTGCGTCGTGGTTGGAGAGACATGGAGATGGACTTGGGCTTCCATATTCATTACGCACTTTGGCTGCTGCTGGAGAAGGAAGTAACAGGCTTGTATCTGAG ATTTGCAATGTCTTGGGTCTCATGCGAAGGGGCGAGAGCTTGCGATTTGAG GATGTTATGATTCTTGACCAGTCAATGCTGTTTGGAGTGGCTGATATTCACGACCGCCATAGGGATATGAGACTAGATGTTGACAATATGTCTTACGAG GAGTTATTGGCTCTGGAAGAGCGCATAGGAAATGTGAATACTGGATTGAGTGAAGAAATTATATCGAATCGCTTGAAACATAAGAAGTATATTGCCATGGCATATGAAGCAGAGACGGAGACGGAGCCTTGTTGTGTATGTCAG GAGGAATATAATGAAGCAGATGATCTTGGAATGCTTGAATGTGGGCATGATTTCCACAGTGACTGCATCAAACAATGGCTGACGCACAAGAATCTGTGCCCCATTTGTAAAACTACAGCCTTGGCAACATGA